In one window of Rhinoderma darwinii isolate aRhiDar2 chromosome 7, aRhiDar2.hap1, whole genome shotgun sequence DNA:
- the LOC142657535 gene encoding uncharacterized protein LOC142657535 codes for MAGQHLYGGASLQQDLEGLGRQRINLMQENSEENPAAACKRTARKSCCSLQENCEKILLQPAGELRGNPAAACKRTARKSCCSLQENCEEILLQPARELRGNPAAACKRTARKSCCSLQENCEEILLQPARELRGNPAAACKRTARKACCSLQENCEESLLQPARELRGKPAAACKRTARKACCSLQENCEESLLQPARELRGKPAAACKRTARKACCSLQEN; via the exons ATGGCGGGGCAGCATCTTTATGGGGGGGCTTCTCTGCAGCAGGACCTGGAGGGATTGGGAAGGCAGAGGATAAACTTAATGCAGGAAAATTCTGAAGAAAATCCTGCTGCAGCCTGCAAGAGAACTGCGAGGAAATCCTGCTGCAGCCTGCAAGAGAACTGCGAGAAAATCCTGCTGCAGCCTGCAGGAGAACTGCGAGGAAATCCTGCTGCAGCCTGCAAGAGAACTGCGAGGAAATCCTGCTGCAGCCTGCAAGAGAACTGCGAGGAAATCCTGCTGCAGCCTGCAAGAGAACTGCGAGGAAATCCTGCTGCAGCCTGCAAGAGAACTGCGAGGAAATCCTGCTGCAGCCTGCAAGAGAACTGCGAGGAAATCCTGCTGCAGCCTGCAAGAGAACTGCGAGGAAATCCTGCTGCAGCCTGCAAGAGAACTGCGAGGAAAGCCTGCTGCAGCCTGCAAGAGAACTGCGAGGAAAGCCTGCTGCAGCCTGCAAGAGAACTGCGAGGAAAGCCTGCTGCAGCCTGCAAGAGAACTGCGAGGAAAGCCTGCTGCAGCCTGCAAGAGAACTGCGAGGAAAGCCTGCTGCAGCCTGCAAGAGAACTGCGAGGAAAGCCTGCTGCAGCCTGCAAGAGAACTGCGAGGAAAGCCTGCTGCAGC CTGCAAGAGAACTGA